From a single Pseudophryne corroboree isolate aPseCor3 chromosome 6, aPseCor3.hap2, whole genome shotgun sequence genomic region:
- the TMEM205 gene encoding transmembrane protein 205 has protein sequence MVMEGEPGCLVKVLHLLVLSATWGMQCWVTFVAGFVMIRGVPRHTFGLVQSKLFPIYCHIVLCFSFLSLVVYAVYHPRELLSPSESGQMGLFFISVIASALNARWFSPSTSKAMFNMQVIEREHGLGGEIGLSSNIEGYKRLREQDPKYKALRKTFLRYHGISSLSNLVSLLCNGANLVFTALLLPAI, from the exons ATGGTGATGGAGGGAGAACCCGGATGCCTGGTGAAGGTTCTGCACCTTCTGGTGCTGTCAGCCACATGGGGAATGCAGTGCTGGGTGACGTTTGTAGCAG GTTTTGTGATGATTAGGGGGGTGCCGCGGCACACATTTGGATTGGTGCAGAGCAAGCTGTTCCCAATTTATTGTCACATAGTCCTTTGCTTCTCCTTTCTGAGCCTGGTGGTGTATGCAGTGTATCATCCACGGGAGCTGCTGTCACCCAGTGAGAGCGGGCAG ATGGGTCTCTTCTTTATTTCTGTGATTGCATCCGCTCTCAACGCCCGCTGGTTCTCCCCCTCCACATCCAAAGCCATGTTCAACATGCAAGTCATAGAGCGCGAGCATGGCCTGGGAGGAGAGATCGGGCTGAGCTCCAATATTGAGGGCTACAAACGTCTCAGGGAGCAGGACCCGAAGTACAAAGCCCTGCGGAAGACCTTCCTGCGTTACCATGGCATCTCCTCCCTCAGTAACTTGGTGTCATTGCTGTGTAATGGCGCCAATCTTGTATTCACTGCACTGCTCCTGCCCGCTATTTAG